A window of the Miscanthus floridulus cultivar M001 chromosome 14, ASM1932011v1, whole genome shotgun sequence genome harbors these coding sequences:
- the LOC136504814 gene encoding polyol transporter 5-like, which produces MAHRADAVAPLLAKPDAAATPPPPAKRNKYPFFCAVLASMTSVLTGYNVAVTSGAQIFMAEDLGVSDAQIEVLSGVINIYSLVGALLAGWTSDRLGRRLTIVLANAFFLVGPLAMALAGGYALLMVGRSVAGIGVGYALVIAPVYAAEIAPASSRGLLTSLPEIFINTGVMLSYVSNLAFSGLPVHLSWRVMFAAGVVPTVFLAAGVLTMPESPRWLAMKGRVAEAKAVLDKTSDTPAEAEQRLLQIQDVVMNSSGNRDGGGGEWKEVATKAGVRRVLAIVLTMQFFQQASGIDSVVLYGPRVLAMAGVTSNTLLLSLNVLFGVAKAGSILVAMALADRVGRRPLLLVSTGGMTAALLVLGSLFAAFAGAKDDAAVAAVCVAAVVAFVVAFSVGLGPLAWVYSSEILPLRLRGQGAGLGTAMNRIMSGGVTMTFISLYQGITMAGAFYLYAAIAAASFVFVYACLPETRGRSLEDMEELFHTK; this is translated from the exons ATGGCGCACCGGGCGGACGCCGTGGCGCCGCTGCTCGCCAAGCCCGACGCCGCCGCCACGCCACCACCGCCGGCGAAGCGCAACAAGTACCCCTTCTTCTGCGCCGTGCTCGCCTCCATGACCTCCGTGCTCACGGGCTACA ACGTCGCGGTGACGAGCGGCGCGCAGATCTTCATGGCGGAGGACCTCGGGGTGAGCGACGCGCAGATCGAGGTGCTCTCGGGGGTCATCAACATCTACTCGCTCGTCGGCGCGCTGCTGGCCGGCTGGACCTCCGACCGGCTCGGCCGTCGACTCACCATCGTGCTCGCCAACGCCTTCTTCCTCGTCGGCCCGCTCGCCATGGCGCTCGCCGGCGGGTACGCCTTGCTCATGGTCGGCCGCTCCGTCGCCGGCATCGGCGTCGGGTACGCGCTTGTCATCGCGCCCGTCTACGCCGCCGAGATCGCGCCGGCGTCATCCCGAGGGCTCCTCACCTCACTTCCTGAG ATTTTTATCAACACCGGGGTGATGCTGAGCTACGTGTCGAACCTCGCCTTCTCGGGGCTGCCCGTGCACCTGTCGTGGCGGGTGATGTTCGCGGCGGGCGTGGTGCCCACCGTGTTCCTGGCGGCCGGGGTGCTCACCATGCCGGAGTCGCCGCGGTGGCTGGCCATGAAGGGCCGTGTCGCCGAGGCGAAGGCAGTGCTCGACAAGACGTCGGACACGCCCGCCGAGGCCGAGCAGCGGCTGCTCCAGATCCAGGACGTCGTGATGAACAGCAGCGGCAaccgcgacggcggcggcggcgagtggAAGGAGGTGGCGACGAAGGCCGGCGTCCGGCGCGTGCTGGCCATCGTGCTGACGATGCAGTTCTTCCAGCAGGCGTCGGGCATCGACTCGGTGGTGCTGTACGGCCCGCGCGtgctcgccatggccggcgtcacgTCCAACACCTTGCTCCTGAGCCTCAACGTCCTGTTCGGCGTCGCCAAGGCCGGCTCCATCCTCGTCGCCATGGCGCTGGCGGACCGCGTCGGGCGGCGCCCGCTCCTGCTGGTCAGCACGGGCGGCatgacggcggcgctgctcgtcCTGGGCTCCCTGTTCGCGGCGTTCGCGGGGGCCAAGGACGACGCCGCGGTCGCCGCCGTGTGCGTGGCGGCCGTCGTGGCGTTCGTGGTGGCCTTCTCCGTGGGGCTCGGCCCGCTGGCGTGGGTGTACAGCTCCGAGATCCTGCCGCTCCGGCTGCGCGGGCAGGGCGCCGGGCTCGGCACCGCCATGAACCGGATCATGAGCGGCGGCGTCACCATGACCTTCATCTCGCTCTACCAGGGCATCACCATGGCCGGCGCGTTCTACCTCTacgccgccatcgccgccgcgtcTTTCGTGTTCGTCTACGCCTGCCTGCCGGAGACCAGGGGGCGGAGCCTCGAGGACATGGAGGAGCTCTTCCACACCAAGTGA
- the LOC136504981 gene encoding uncharacterized protein has product MAPYRSPRRHTRHPHFEQPLLTGSNSQTLVGPPQTLEIQHEGHLHHPFPVNLEDMSLSVTKEHIVRETASAGEVDCRRCRVATATAPDRRRVTRKQIAREAAREEADYCQCQVAAATDRRRWLGVADRCRRQVAMG; this is encoded by the exons ATGGCGCCATATCGTTCCCCACGTCGCCACACCCGGCACCCTCACTTCGAG CAACCACTCCTCACTGGAAGTAACAG TCAAACATTAGTGGGGCCACCTCAAACACTAGAGATTCAACACGAAGGCCATTTACATCATCCTTTTCCGGTCAATCTGGAAGATATGTCATTAAG TGTGACCAAGGAGCATATCGTGAGGGAGACGGCGAGTGCAGGAGAGGTAGATTGCCGTCGATGTCGGGTGGCCACCGCGACGGCACCAGACAGGCGTCGTGTGACCAGGAAGCAGATCGCGAGGGAGGCGGCGAGGGAAGAAGCAGATTACTGTCAATGTCAGGTGGCCGCGGCGACGGACAGGCGTCGGTGGCTTGGAGTAGCAGATCGCTGCAGACGTCAAGTGGCCATGGGGTGA